A region from the Stutzerimonas stutzeri genome encodes:
- a CDS encoding fimbria/pilus outer membrane usher protein, with amino-acid sequence MQTGARCWLGLALLLFGAQAVAKEVQFNQALLLPGLATRDLTRYATGNPLFAGDYPSDIYVNDSLVQRETVRMRDVTGPGSAAPCMSRELLELARIDPEHVALPPHELGDPDACIRIEQISAQLQWQYDVSNLALYLTVPQSLQISRPRDWIDPSRWDAGEAVAWVDYAANSYWNESDSGDYRSHYLGTQMGANVGAWRLRHQANFQSNPQQRQWQSIASYAYRALPQWHSSLSLGQRWTGGEFFDAFGYVGGSLSSDPRMLAESQRGFAPMVRGVARTHARVEIRQNGTLLYEENVAPGNFLIDDLYSTGYAGDLQVTIHESDGSTQTFRVPYSSVPGLIREGQTFYSLTAGKVDEELASESPSFTLLTLQHGLSSLVTGYGGLLQSEDYQALLLGSAWNAPQGAISFDWTRSRFAGVEGRSEGDRYRLGWSRRVGETFVSATLTRHSSPDYYGVREALSPFEHGSLDLAGPLRLRQRADLSLSLPLYDGSLYLLGSRQWFWDAEDRQTTYQLGYSDRWKSVGYQLSVQRMDGGLANKDTVLGLTLNMPLGRKASLGAGHLSMQMSQGRGGERQLNSVLSGIAGDDSQYIYSVMASHRDRPDADGLGALGVNLGYRAAVADYDVGLSQDNQHQRQMTLGAKGAMVAHAGGVEWVPALGDTFAIIKAPNATGAKVAGWRGLQVSEDGYAIVPYLTPYQANRVGLDTNGLDDDVELTETAQWLVPDAGAAVSAFFVALKGYSILLDARWDGKAAPFGADVFDEKGVRVGVVGQAGQLYARVSSPDGVLSVRWGADANSRCHIPYRLGAEQEGLIHLPGRHVCEGRAPSPAADTEESR; translated from the coding sequence ATGCAAACAGGAGCGCGTTGCTGGCTTGGCCTGGCGTTACTGCTCTTCGGTGCGCAGGCGGTCGCCAAGGAGGTCCAGTTCAATCAGGCCTTGCTGCTGCCGGGGCTGGCGACGCGCGATTTGACGCGCTATGCAACGGGTAACCCGCTCTTCGCCGGTGACTATCCCAGCGATATCTATGTCAACGATTCACTCGTGCAGCGGGAAACGGTGCGCATGCGGGACGTCACCGGGCCCGGCAGTGCCGCCCCTTGCATGAGCAGGGAATTGCTGGAACTGGCCCGCATCGACCCTGAGCACGTTGCCCTACCGCCTCACGAGTTGGGCGATCCTGACGCTTGCATCCGGATCGAGCAAATCAGCGCGCAACTACAATGGCAGTACGACGTGTCGAACCTGGCGCTGTACCTGACCGTTCCTCAGAGCCTGCAGATAAGCAGACCCAGAGACTGGATCGATCCGTCGCGATGGGATGCAGGCGAGGCGGTGGCCTGGGTGGACTACGCCGCCAATAGCTACTGGAACGAGAGCGACAGCGGTGACTATCGGAGCCATTACCTGGGTACCCAGATGGGTGCCAATGTCGGCGCCTGGCGGCTGCGCCACCAAGCCAATTTCCAGAGCAACCCGCAGCAGCGTCAATGGCAGAGCATCGCCAGTTATGCCTATCGTGCCCTGCCGCAGTGGCATTCCTCGCTGTCGCTGGGGCAACGCTGGACCGGGGGTGAGTTCTTCGATGCCTTCGGTTACGTGGGCGGTTCGCTGAGCAGCGACCCGCGGATGCTGGCCGAGAGCCAGCGCGGATTCGCGCCCATGGTTCGAGGTGTCGCCAGGACCCATGCCAGGGTGGAGATCCGACAGAACGGCACGCTGCTATACGAGGAGAACGTCGCGCCGGGCAACTTTCTCATCGACGATCTCTATTCGACGGGCTATGCCGGGGACCTGCAGGTGACCATCCATGAATCGGACGGGAGCACCCAGACGTTTAGGGTTCCTTATTCATCGGTACCGGGGCTGATCCGCGAAGGCCAGACGTTCTATTCGCTCACCGCCGGCAAGGTGGATGAGGAACTCGCCAGTGAGTCGCCGAGTTTCACGCTGCTTACCTTGCAGCACGGCTTGAGCAGTCTGGTGACCGGATATGGCGGGCTGCTCCAGAGCGAGGACTATCAGGCGCTTCTGCTCGGCTCGGCCTGGAATGCTCCGCAGGGGGCGATCTCCTTCGACTGGACCCGCAGCCGCTTCGCTGGAGTTGAAGGGCGTTCGGAGGGTGACCGCTACCGTCTAGGTTGGTCGCGAAGGGTGGGCGAGACGTTCGTCTCGGCCACCCTGACCCGTCATTCCAGCCCGGACTACTACGGCGTTCGCGAGGCGCTATCGCCATTCGAGCACGGCTCGCTGGACCTGGCTGGCCCTTTGCGTCTGCGCCAGCGGGCGGATCTGAGTTTAAGCCTGCCGCTGTATGACGGCAGCCTGTATCTGCTGGGGAGCCGCCAGTGGTTCTGGGACGCAGAAGACCGCCAGACCACTTACCAACTCGGTTACAGCGACCGCTGGAAGTCGGTGGGTTACCAGCTTTCCGTGCAGCGTATGGATGGCGGTCTAGCCAACAAAGACACGGTCCTCGGACTGACCTTGAACATGCCTCTCGGTCGGAAGGCTTCGCTGGGAGCTGGACACCTGTCCATGCAGATGAGCCAAGGCAGGGGCGGCGAGAGGCAGCTCAACAGCGTGCTCAGTGGAATCGCCGGCGATGACTCGCAATACATCTACAGCGTGATGGCCAGCCATCGGGACCGGCCGGATGCCGATGGCCTCGGCGCCCTTGGGGTCAATCTCGGCTATCGGGCGGCCGTTGCCGATTACGATGTCGGCCTCAGCCAGGACAACCAGCATCAGCGGCAGATGACCCTCGGCGCCAAGGGGGCCATGGTCGCGCACGCCGGTGGCGTGGAATGGGTTCCCGCGTTGGGTGATACTTTCGCCATCATCAAGGCACCGAATGCGACAGGAGCCAAGGTGGCAGGGTGGCGCGGGTTGCAGGTCAGCGAGGACGGCTATGCCATCGTTCCGTATCTGACACCCTACCAGGCAAACCGGGTGGGGCTGGATACGAATGGGTTGGATGACGATGTGGAGCTCACGGAAACCGCGCAGTGGCTGGTTCCCGATGCCGGCGCGGCGGTATCGGCGTTCTTCGTTGCCCTTAAAGGCTACTCGATCCTGCTGGACGCCAGGTGGGATGGCAAAGCGGCCCCCTTCGGCGCCGACGTGTTCGACGAAAAGGGCGTCAGGGTCGGAGTCGTCGGTCAGGCGGGCCAGCTCTACGCGCGTGTCTCCAGCCCTGACGGCGTGTTGTCGGTACGCTGGGGCGCCGACGCTAACAGCCGTTGCCACATTCC
- a CDS encoding fimbrial biogenesis chaperone: MSRFILCVLLCWAISAAQASVIIGGTRVIYPADQRQVSVELVNKGDSPVLVQSWVDEGDGQSDPQLQPAPFVIIPPLVRMEPQRTQALRIMFTGADLPHDRESLFWLNVLEVPPRPDSGSAAENYLQFAVRSRIKLFYRPPGLQPDSQSEAAGKLVWRRDGAWLVVRNPSPYHITLIEARIGTQALPVTMLAPFASERMAIPPGAEGEISYSHLNDYGGREALKTDLSE, from the coding sequence ATGTCGCGGTTTATCCTTTGCGTGTTGTTGTGCTGGGCGATATCCGCGGCGCAGGCGAGCGTGATCATCGGTGGTACGCGCGTCATCTATCCCGCTGACCAGCGCCAGGTCAGCGTCGAGCTGGTCAACAAAGGCGATTCTCCGGTGCTGGTCCAAAGTTGGGTCGACGAAGGCGATGGCCAGTCCGACCCGCAACTGCAGCCTGCCCCGTTCGTCATCATTCCGCCCTTGGTTCGGATGGAACCGCAAAGGACCCAGGCGCTGCGAATCATGTTCACCGGGGCCGACCTGCCGCACGATCGGGAGAGCCTGTTCTGGCTCAACGTGCTGGAAGTACCACCACGGCCGGATTCAGGGTCGGCGGCCGAGAATTATCTGCAGTTCGCAGTGCGTTCGCGCATCAAGCTGTTCTATCGCCCGCCTGGGCTGCAGCCTGACAGCCAGTCGGAAGCCGCCGGGAAATTGGTCTGGCGCCGCGATGGCGCCTGGCTCGTCGTGCGCAACCCAAGCCCTTACCACATCACGCTGATCGAGGCTCGGATTGGCACGCAAGCGTTGCCGGTGACGATGTTGGCCCCTTTTGCCAGCGAGCGTATGGCGATACCTCCCGGTGCCGAGGGCGAAATTTCATACAGCCACCTGAACGATTACGGTGGTCGCGAAGCGCTTAAGACCGACCTGAGCGAGTGA
- a CDS encoding fimbrial protein — protein MNNKKAVRSRKMFKTITTLPTVFAACALLTLPTAVHAADGEVQITGMITANTCVVTSGTAGLHTVTLPTVMANTLNQAGKTAGRTPFTVELASCSPDSGDVALYFEPGANTDMATGRLNNTGAATGVQVGLLNSSMVPIGLNQPSAAAQNSQTVSIVSGSASLSYFAEYYATGAAGPGTVNTSTFFSVVYP, from the coding sequence ATGAATAATAAAAAAGCAGTGAGATCCAGAAAGATGTTCAAAACTATAACGACGTTACCTACCGTTTTTGCAGCTTGTGCCTTGCTTACCTTGCCGACGGCCGTGCACGCGGCCGATGGGGAAGTCCAAATAACCGGCATGATTACTGCGAATACCTGCGTAGTTACCTCCGGCACCGCAGGCCTACACACCGTAACCTTGCCCACCGTGATGGCCAATACTTTGAATCAAGCCGGAAAAACCGCCGGCCGCACGCCATTCACAGTGGAGTTGGCCAGTTGCTCTCCCGATTCAGGTGATGTTGCCCTCTATTTCGAGCCCGGCGCCAATACCGATATGGCGACTGGCCGGCTCAACAATACCGGTGCCGCTACGGGTGTTCAGGTCGGCCTGTTGAACAGCTCCATGGTCCCGATCGGACTCAATCAGCCCAGCGCTGCCGCGCAGAACTCACAGACCGTTTCGATCGTCAGCGGCAGCGCCAGCTTGAGTTATTTCGCCGAATATTACGCGACCGGAGCCGCCGGGCCTGGGACCGTGAACACCAGTACGTTCTTCTCGGTCGTTTATCCCTGA
- the pyrC gene encoding dihydroorotase gives MSDRLTLLRPDDWHIHLRDGAALPHTVADAARQFARAIIMPNLVPPVRNAAEADAYRQRILAARPARNAFEPLMVLYLTDGTQPEDVRAAKASGYVYAAKLYPAGATTNSASGVTRIDNIFPVLEAMAEVGLPLLVHGEVTRAEIDIFDREKYFIDEQLSRVTERFPTLKVVFEHITTRDAVQFVEAAGSNVGATITAHHLLYNRNHMLVGGIRPHFFCLPILKRNVHQEALLDAATSGSPKFFLGTDSAPHAQHAKENACGCAGCYTAFAAIELYAEAFEQRQALDKLEAFASHFGADFYGLPRNTEQITLVRESWSVPTHLPFGEHNVVPLRAGETLQWRLETRT, from the coding sequence ATGTCCGACCGACTGACCCTACTGCGCCCCGACGACTGGCATATTCACCTGCGTGACGGCGCCGCATTGCCACACACCGTGGCGGACGCAGCGCGCCAGTTCGCCCGTGCGATCATCATGCCCAACCTGGTTCCGCCGGTACGCAACGCCGCGGAAGCGGACGCTTATCGTCAGCGTATTCTCGCTGCCCGGCCAGCCAGAAACGCGTTCGAACCGCTGATGGTGCTCTATCTCACCGACGGCACGCAGCCAGAGGACGTGCGCGCAGCCAAGGCCAGCGGCTATGTCTATGCGGCCAAGCTGTATCCCGCCGGTGCAACCACCAATTCCGCGTCTGGCGTGACCCGCATCGACAATATTTTCCCGGTGCTCGAAGCGATGGCCGAAGTCGGCCTGCCGCTGTTGGTGCACGGCGAGGTAACCCGTGCCGAAATCGACATCTTCGATCGCGAGAAGTATTTCATCGACGAACAGCTGAGCCGGGTAACCGAACGTTTTCCGACCCTGAAAGTGGTTTTCGAACACATCACCACTCGCGATGCGGTGCAGTTTGTCGAGGCGGCTGGCAGTAACGTGGGCGCAACGATCACGGCGCATCACCTGCTCTACAACCGCAACCACATGCTGGTCGGCGGTATTCGTCCGCACTTCTTCTGCCTGCCGATCCTCAAGCGCAACGTTCATCAGGAAGCATTGCTCGACGCTGCCACCAGCGGCAGCCCCAAGTTCTTCCTCGGCACCGACTCCGCGCCGCATGCGCAGCACGCCAAGGAGAACGCCTGCGGCTGTGCCGGCTGCTATACGGCCTTCGCCGCGATCGAGCTCTATGCCGAGGCCTTCGAGCAGCGCCAGGCTCTGGATAAGCTGGAGGCTTTCGCCAGCCACTTCGGCGCCGACTTCTATGGCCTGCCGCGCAACACCGAGCAGATCACATTGGTCAGGGAATCCTGGAGCGTGCCGACCCACTTGCCATTCGGCGAGCACAACGTGGTCCCCCTGCGCGCCGGCGAGACCCTGCAATGGCGGCTGGAGACACGCACATGA
- the rnt gene encoding ribonuclease T: protein MSDEQFDDELEGNLPGKPRSPMARRFRGFLPVVVDVECGGFNCATDALLEIAAVTIGMDEQGLLYPQETLFFRVEPFAGANIEAAALEFTGIKLDHPLRMAVPESQALNEIIRSVRKAVKSAGCKRAILVGHNSSFDLGFLNAAIARCDIKRNPFHPFSSFDTATLAGLAYGQTVLAKACQAAGIDFDGREAHSARYDTEKTAELFCGIVNRWKEMGGWEEFDV from the coding sequence ATGAGTGACGAGCAATTCGACGACGAACTCGAAGGCAACCTCCCGGGCAAACCACGCTCGCCCATGGCAAGACGTTTCCGCGGTTTCCTGCCGGTGGTCGTGGACGTCGAGTGTGGCGGCTTCAATTGCGCGACCGATGCGCTGCTGGAAATCGCTGCCGTCACCATTGGAATGGACGAGCAGGGGCTGCTCTACCCGCAGGAAACGCTTTTTTTCCGGGTCGAGCCGTTCGCCGGTGCCAACATCGAAGCGGCGGCGCTGGAATTCACCGGCATCAAGCTGGATCACCCGCTGCGCATGGCCGTGCCCGAATCGCAGGCATTGAACGAAATCATCCGCAGCGTACGTAAGGCTGTGAAATCGGCAGGCTGCAAGCGCGCCATCCTGGTCGGGCACAACAGCAGCTTCGATCTGGGCTTCCTCAACGCCGCTATCGCGCGCTGCGATATCAAGCGTAACCCGTTCCACCCGTTCTCCAGCTTCGATACAGCGACCCTGGCCGGCCTCGCCTATGGCCAGACCGTCCTGGCCAAAGCCTGCCAGGCGGCAGGCATCGACTTCGACGGACGCGAAGCCCATTCGGCTCGTTACGACACCGAGAAAACCGCCGAGCTGTTCTGCGGCATCGTCAATCGCTGGAAAGAGATGGGCGGCTGGGAAGAGTTCGATGTGTAA
- the thrC gene encoding threonine synthase, with product MRYISTRGQAPTLNFEDVLLAGLASDGGLYVPENLPRFTVEEIASWAGLPYHELAFKVMRPFVAGSIPDADFKQILEETYGVFAHSAVAPLRQLNGNEWVLELFHGPTLAFKDFALQLLGRLLDYVLAKRGERVVIIGATSGDTGSAAIEGCRRCENVDIFILHPHNRVSEVQRRQMTTILGENIHNIAIEGNFDDCQEMVKDSFADQCFLKGTRLVAVNSINWARIMAQIVYYFHAALQLGGPARSVAFSVPTGNFGDIFAGYLARNMGLPISQLVVATNRNDILHRFMSGNRYDKDTLHPSLSPSMDIMVSSNFERLLFDLHGRNGAAVADLMSAFKASGKLSVEEEHWTEARKLFDSLAVDDEQTCKTIAEVFAATGELLDPHTAIGVHAARECRRSLATPMVTLATAHPVKFPDAVQKAGVGKALELPAHLADLFQRPERCTVLANDLKAMQAFVSGHGNRGKPL from the coding sequence ATGCGCTATATCAGCACCCGTGGCCAGGCGCCAACCCTGAATTTCGAAGACGTGCTGCTCGCCGGCCTGGCCAGCGATGGCGGCCTCTACGTGCCGGAGAACCTGCCCCGCTTCACCGTCGAGGAAATTGCCTCCTGGGCGGGTTTGCCGTATCACGAGCTGGCGTTCAAGGTCATGCGACCTTTCGTTGCCGGCAGCATTCCAGATGCCGATTTCAAGCAGATTCTGGAAGAGACCTACGGTGTGTTCGCGCACAGTGCTGTGGCGCCGCTGCGCCAGCTGAACGGCAACGAGTGGGTGCTGGAGTTGTTCCACGGCCCGACCCTGGCGTTCAAGGATTTCGCTCTGCAACTGCTTGGCCGCCTGCTCGACTACGTGCTGGCCAAGCGCGGCGAGCGTGTGGTGATCATCGGTGCGACCTCTGGCGATACCGGCTCGGCGGCGATCGAAGGCTGCCGTCGCTGCGAGAACGTCGACATCTTCATCCTGCACCCGCACAACCGCGTATCGGAGGTGCAGCGCCGGCAGATGACCACCATCCTCGGCGAAAACATTCACAACATCGCCATTGAAGGCAACTTCGACGACTGCCAGGAGATGGTCAAGGATAGCTTCGCCGACCAGTGTTTCCTCAAGGGGACCCGTCTGGTGGCGGTGAACTCTATCAACTGGGCGCGGATCATGGCCCAGATCGTCTACTACTTCCATGCGGCGCTGCAGTTGGGCGGCCCGGCGCGCTCGGTGGCTTTCTCGGTGCCGACCGGCAACTTCGGCGATATCTTCGCAGGCTATCTGGCTCGCAACATGGGGCTGCCGATCAGCCAGCTGGTGGTGGCGACCAATCGCAACGACATCCTGCACCGCTTCATGAGCGGCAACCGCTATGACAAGGATACGTTGCATCCGTCGCTGTCGCCCTCGATGGACATCATGGTGTCGTCCAACTTCGAGCGTCTGCTGTTTGACCTGCACGGCCGTAACGGCGCCGCGGTGGCCGATCTGATGAGCGCCTTCAAGGCCAGCGGCAAGCTGTCGGTGGAAGAGGAGCACTGGACCGAGGCGAGAAAGCTGTTCGACTCGCTAGCCGTGGATGACGAGCAGACCTGCAAGACCATCGCCGAGGTCTTCGCCGCCACCGGCGAATTGCTCGACCCGCACACGGCGATCGGTGTCCATGCTGCGCGCGAGTGCCGTCGTAGCCTGGCAACGCCGATGGTGACGCTGGCCACCGCGCATCCGGTGAAATTCCCCGATGCAGTACAGAAGGCGGGCGTTGGCAAGGCACTGGAGCTCCCTGCGCATCTGGCCGATCTGTTCCAGCGGCCTGAGCGTTGCACCGTGCTGGCTAACGATCTGAAGGCCATGCAGGCCTTCGTCAGCGGCCATGGCAATCGCGGCAAGCCGCTGTAA
- a CDS encoding homoserine dehydrogenase yields MKPVKVGICGLGTVGSGTFNVLERNAAEIARRAGRGIEVAQIAARHANPRCNTGNTPITADIFEVANNPEIDIVVELIGGYTLARELVLTAIENGKHVVTANKALIAVHGNEIFAKAREKGVIVAFEASVAGGIPVIKAIREGLAGNQINWLAGIINGTGNFILTEMREKGRTFEDVLQEAQALGYAEADPTFDVEGIDAAHKLTILASIAFGIPLQFDKAYTEGISRLTTADVNYAEALGYRIKHLGVARSTDAGIELRVHPTLIPADRLIANVNGVMNAVMVNGDAVGSTLYYGAGAGMEPTASAVVADLVDVARALTTDPNNRVPHLAFQPDSLSAHPILPIGACESAYYLRIQAKDHPGVLAQVATILSERGINIESIMQKEAEVQDGLVPVILVTHRVIEQRIDDAIAALESLSDVVGSVVRIRVEQLN; encoded by the coding sequence TTGAAACCGGTGAAAGTGGGCATCTGTGGGCTGGGAACCGTCGGTAGCGGTACCTTCAATGTGCTCGAGCGCAACGCTGCGGAAATCGCCCGCCGCGCCGGGCGTGGGATCGAAGTCGCGCAGATTGCGGCTCGCCATGCAAACCCAAGGTGCAACACCGGTAACACCCCGATTACCGCCGATATTTTCGAGGTCGCGAACAATCCCGAGATCGACATCGTCGTCGAGTTGATCGGTGGCTACACATTGGCCCGTGAACTGGTCCTCACCGCCATCGAAAACGGCAAACACGTGGTCACCGCCAACAAGGCGCTGATCGCCGTGCATGGTAATGAGATCTTCGCCAAGGCCCGCGAAAAGGGCGTCATCGTCGCGTTCGAAGCGTCGGTGGCTGGTGGCATTCCGGTTATCAAGGCGATCCGTGAAGGTTTGGCGGGCAACCAGATCAACTGGCTGGCCGGCATCATCAACGGTACGGGCAACTTCATCCTCACCGAGATGCGCGAAAAGGGCCGTACTTTCGAGGACGTGCTCCAGGAGGCGCAGGCGCTCGGCTATGCCGAGGCCGATCCGACCTTCGACGTCGAGGGTATCGACGCCGCGCACAAGCTGACCATTCTGGCGTCCATCGCGTTCGGCATACCGCTGCAGTTCGATAAGGCCTACACCGAAGGCATTTCCCGCCTGACCACCGCCGACGTCAACTATGCCGAGGCGTTGGGCTATCGCATCAAGCACCTGGGTGTCGCACGCAGCACCGATGCCGGCATCGAACTGCGCGTCCATCCCACGCTGATCCCGGCCGATCGCCTGATCGCCAACGTCAACGGTGTGATGAATGCCGTCATGGTCAACGGCGATGCGGTCGGTTCGACCCTGTATTACGGCGCCGGTGCCGGCATGGAGCCGACGGCTTCGGCGGTCGTAGCGGATCTGGTCGACGTGGCGCGCGCGCTGACGACCGACCCGAACAACCGAGTCCCCCACCTGGCGTTCCAGCCCGATTCGCTTTCTGCTCATCCGATCCTGCCGATCGGCGCCTGTGAAAGTGCGTACTACCTGCGCATCCAGGCCAAGGATCATCCAGGCGTGTTGGCCCAGGTCGCGACCATCCTGTCCGAGCGTGGTATCAACATCGAGTCGATCATGCAGAAGGAGGCGGAGGTCCAGGATGGCCTGGTGCCGGTCATTCTCGTCACCCATAGGGTGATCGAGCAACGCATCGACGATGCGATCGCCGCGCTGGAGTCGCTCTCCGACGTCGTGGGTAGCGTGGTGCGGATCCGCGTGGAACAGCTCAATTAA